The Aedes aegypti strain LVP_AGWG chromosome 3, AaegL5.0 Primary Assembly, whole genome shotgun sequence genome contains a region encoding:
- the LOC5575995 gene encoding uncharacterized protein LOC5575995 isoform X21 produces the protein MIGVISYGNRKRGSSCFNSKPRGNNGGKRAKKTRHSRQHASAVAAANRRGNNSAGHESALALINCGQELTAKKSRAKTVAKKKRHRTAKPASSRRSSVSVTGAVCKKQEQVRSTSSASLADGGAASTMCENNPVPSGGSGRKRGHQHHPRFSGSRKSNVPAEDVIAALRGAFDCGGTITTTSTGGGGSLSSSSSSSSLLIGNSIVNTDIIIGNDENANPQQNVTVKAGVEAEEEKQMILMAIDAADDGGVDSVDDDDVVNNNSHNLGQDLNPEVELYQDISNNILEDDERLTEQSDELINQQQSKSSNSNCNSLVSSDISNSTASNVIVIDDDEDDDGRGSTASGEPLEITKLEEVPSGQELVKQISKKLKRSKKSPSSDDSSTASATRKKSSTGSKKSSKNSDGSSSTSNGKQRKKIRASTGDISKLERALGDGAPCEDGTAADENDPDAAEWAKLRCTSERTEVIAEREHRRQKRCADYPGLAFGRSIFSSDTMMKFNIIRNELHNIMKTQLKRAEYEGGLLFHIACNASCLWGNHRQTDTSSLTKYFFLQLDLQIAVV, from the coding sequence ATGATCGGAGTGATATCGTATGGTAATAGAAAACGAGGATCGAGTTGTTTCAATAGTAAACCGCGAGGCAACAACGGAGGAAAACGTGCCAAAAAGACACGACATTCACGGCAGCATGCATCGGCGGTGGCAGCAGCCAATCGTCGCGGTAATAACAGTGCTGGCCACGAGAGTGCGCTAGCGTTGATCAACTGTGGCCAAGAGCTGACAGCGAAGAAGAGCCGAGCGAAAACGGTGGCGAAAAAGAAGCGCCACCGAACAGCGAAACCAGCAAGTAGCAGACGTAGCTCAGTGTCAGTGACAGGAGCAGTGTGTAAAAAACAAGAACAAGTACGATCGACGAGTTCGGCAAGTTTGGCCGATGGTGGTGCTGCTAGTACAATGTGCGAAAATAATCCCGTTCCGTCTGGAGGATCGGGTAGAAAACGGGGTCACCAGCATCACCCGAGATTCAGCGGCAGCAGGAAATCCAACGTACCGGCCGAGGACGTGATTGCAGCGCTGAGAGGAGCTTTCGACTGCGGCGGAACAATTACGACGACGTCGACGGGAGGAGGAGGCAGTCTTAGCAGCagctcgtcgtcgtcgtcactgCTGATTGGCAACAGTATAGTAAACACAGACATAATCATTGGCAACGACGAGAATGCAAATCCACAGCAAAATGTCACCGTCAAAGCGGGGGTGGAggcagaagaagaaaaacaaatgattctGATGGCGATCGATGCTGCTGATGATGGTGGTGTTGATtctgttgatgatgatgatgttgtaAATAATAATAGCCACAACCTAGGCCAGGATCTCAACCCGGAAGTGGAACTGTATCAAGATATCAGTAACAATATATTAGAAGACGACGAAAGGCTGACAGAACAAAGTGATGAATTGATTAATCAACAACAAAGCAAGAGCAGCAACAGCAACTGCAATAGTCTAGTTAGTAGCGATATAAGCAATAGCACGGCTAGTAATGTAATAGTGATAGACGATGACGAAGATGACGATGGGAGAGGCAGCACTGCTAGTGGGGAACCGTTGGAGATCACCAAGCTGGAGGAAGTTCCCAGCGGTCAGGAGCTAGTCAAGCAAATTAGCAAAAAGCTAAAACGCAGCAAAAAGAGTCCGTCCTCGGATGATTCCAGTACTGCTAGCGCAACGCGGAAAAAGTCCAGTACCGGTagcaaaaaatcttccaaaaattccgaTGGCAGCAGCAGTACCAGCAACGGCAAGCAGCGGAAAAAGATCCGGGCTTCAACGGGTGATATTTCCAAACTGGAGCGGGCGTTAGGAGATGGAGCACCGTGCGAGGATGGGACAGCGGCGGACGAGAACGATCCGGATGCGGCAGAGTGGGCCAAGCTGCGGTGCACCAGCGAGCGGACTGAGGTCATCGCCGAAAGGGAACATCGACGGCAGAAGCGATGCGCGGACTATCCAGGGCTGGCTTTCGGACGGTCCATATTCAGCTCGGATACAATGATGAAGTTCAACATCATCCGGAATGAGCTGCACAACATCATGAAGACGCAATTGAAACGG